In Thauera sedimentorum, a single genomic region encodes these proteins:
- a CDS encoding monovalent cation/H+ antiporter subunit D → MNHWLILPILLPAVLGAVLVIAARHDRLLSRVFAVASCVLLLVLGVVLLVMASDGSIRSYALGDWVAPFGIVLVLDRLSALMLVLTAALGLGVLLYAIGGWDERGKHFHPLFQFQLMGLNGAFLTGDFFNLFVFFEILLIASYGLMVHGGGGLRVKAGVQYVVTNLVGSSLFLIAVGLIYSVTGTLNMADLAIKVPQVPAADQALLQTGAVLLLLVFGVKAALVPLHFWLPGTYANAPGPVAALFAIMTKVGAYSIIRLYVLAFGADAGEAAWIAAPWLLPAGLLTLVLGMSGVFAARSLGQMASFAVIGSMGMLLATVSVFTPQALSAALFYLVHSTFGAAALFLIADLVAERRGVQRDRLALAPRFAQGTLIAGLFFAAAIAVAGMPPLSGFLGKLLVLDAVRAHPQAVWFWALILATSLLAILGFARGGSLVFWKSHALEAPATASRRPAPVLPFVAVGGLLAVLAVLTVAAGPVHAWLEQASAQVFAPAGYIDAVLGAAGGGQ, encoded by the coding sequence ATGAACCACTGGCTCATCCTTCCCATCCTGCTGCCGGCGGTGCTCGGGGCGGTGCTGGTCATCGCCGCCCGCCACGACCGCCTGCTCTCCAGGGTGTTCGCGGTGGCCTCCTGCGTGCTGCTGCTGGTCCTCGGCGTGGTGCTGCTGGTCATGGCGAGCGATGGCAGCATCCGCTCCTATGCGCTGGGCGACTGGGTGGCGCCCTTCGGCATCGTGCTGGTGCTCGACCGCCTGTCGGCGCTGATGCTGGTGCTCACCGCGGCGCTCGGGCTGGGCGTGCTGCTGTACGCGATCGGCGGCTGGGACGAGCGCGGCAAGCACTTCCATCCGCTGTTCCAGTTCCAGCTGATGGGCCTGAACGGCGCCTTCCTCACCGGCGACTTCTTCAACCTCTTCGTGTTCTTCGAGATCCTGCTGATCGCCTCCTACGGCCTGATGGTCCATGGCGGTGGCGGCTTGCGGGTGAAGGCTGGCGTGCAGTATGTGGTCACCAACCTGGTCGGCTCCTCGCTGTTCCTGATCGCGGTGGGCCTGATCTACAGCGTCACCGGCACGCTCAACATGGCCGACCTGGCGATCAAGGTGCCGCAGGTGCCGGCCGCCGACCAGGCCCTGCTGCAGACCGGGGCGGTGCTCCTGCTGCTGGTGTTCGGCGTCAAGGCGGCGCTGGTGCCGCTGCATTTCTGGCTGCCCGGCACCTATGCCAATGCGCCCGGCCCGGTGGCGGCGCTGTTCGCCATCATGACCAAGGTCGGCGCCTATTCCATCATCCGGCTCTACGTGCTGGCCTTCGGCGCGGATGCCGGCGAGGCGGCGTGGATTGCCGCGCCCTGGCTGCTGCCGGCGGGGCTGCTGACCCTGGTGCTGGGCATGAGCGGCGTGTTCGCCGCGCGCAGCCTGGGGCAGATGGCCAGCTTCGCGGTGATCGGCTCCATGGGCATGCTGCTCGCCACGGTGTCGGTGTTCACCCCGCAGGCGCTCAGTGCCGCGCTGTTCTATCTCGTGCATTCCACCTTCGGCGCCGCGGCCCTGTTCCTGATTGCAGACCTGGTCGCCGAGCGCCGCGGCGTGCAGCGCGACCGCCTGGCGCTGGCCCCGCGCTTCGCCCAGGGCACGCTGATCGCCGGGCTGTTCTTCGCCGCCGCCATCGCGGTGGCCGGCATGCCGCCGCTGTCGGGCTTCCTCGGCAAGCTGCTGGTGCTCGACGCGGTGCGCGCTCATCCGCAGGCGGTGTGGTTCTGGGCGCTGATCCTGGCCACTTCCCTGCTCGCCATCCTGGGTTTTGCGCGCGGTGGCAGCCTGGTGTTCTGGAAGAGCCACGCGCTGGAGGCGCCTGCCACTGCGAGCCGGCGGCCGGCGCCGGTGCTGCCTTTCGTGGCGGTGGGCGGACTGCTGGCGGTGCTGGCGGTGCTGACGGTGGCGGCCGGACCGGTCCACGCGTGGCTGGAACAGGCCTCGGCACAGGTCTTCGCGCCGGCGGGCTACATCGATGCCGTGCTGGGCGCGGCAGGAGGAGGGCAGTGA
- a CDS encoding Na+/H+ antiporter subunit C produces the protein MEFLIATAIGAMTTAGIYLVLRARSFPVIIGLSLLTYATNLFLFATGRLAVNLPPVISPEAAAYVDPLPQALVLTAIVISFGMTAVVVVMALRAYLETGNDHVDLPGEASPEAREDDWKLLGRKQGDTARPPSAVEESV, from the coding sequence ATGGAGTTCCTCATCGCCACCGCGATCGGCGCCATGACCACCGCCGGCATCTACCTGGTCCTGCGCGCCCGCAGTTTCCCGGTGATCATCGGCCTGTCGCTGCTGACCTATGCCACCAACCTGTTCCTGTTCGCCACCGGCCGCCTGGCGGTGAACCTGCCGCCGGTGATCAGCCCCGAAGCCGCGGCCTATGTCGATCCGCTGCCCCAGGCCCTGGTGCTGACCGCCATCGTGATCTCCTTCGGCATGACCGCGGTGGTGGTGGTGATGGCGCTGCGCGCATACCTCGAGACCGGCAACGATCACGTCGACTTGCCCGGCGAGGCCTCGCCCGAGGCGCGCGAGGACGACTGGAAGCTGCTCGGCCGCAAGCAGGGTGATACGGCCCGTCCGCCCTCCGCGGTGGAGGAGAGCGTATGA
- a CDS encoding D-2-hydroxyacid dehydrogenase: MITIVCPERDAVGAQFRAPAIEHRWIEHPATTQAELVARLAGAQVAIINKLKLGAAEIAALPELRMIAVAATGADNIDLAACRERGIVVSNVRGYAVDTVPEHAMMLILALRRRLLDYVADVRAGRWARSENFCFFDHPIGDLAGATLGVVGRGGLGQGVARLGEAFGMRVLFAEHRGATTVREGYAAFEQVLAEADVISLHCPLKDNTRGLIGAAELARMKPTAILVNTSRGGLVDEVALAEALRAGLIAGAATDVLSTEPPRDGNPLLDADLPNLIVTPHVAWASAQAMQRLADQVIDNIEAFAAGAPRNRLA; this comes from the coding sequence GTGATCACCATCGTCTGCCCCGAGCGCGATGCGGTCGGTGCGCAGTTCCGTGCCCCGGCAATCGAGCACCGCTGGATCGAGCACCCGGCGACGACGCAGGCCGAACTGGTCGCACGGCTGGCCGGCGCCCAGGTGGCGATCATCAACAAGCTGAAGCTGGGCGCGGCGGAAATCGCCGCGTTGCCCGAGCTGCGCATGATCGCGGTGGCCGCCACCGGCGCGGACAACATCGACCTGGCGGCCTGCCGGGAACGCGGCATCGTGGTCTCCAATGTGCGCGGCTACGCGGTGGATACCGTGCCCGAGCACGCCATGATGCTGATCCTCGCGCTGCGCCGCCGGCTGCTCGACTATGTCGCCGACGTGCGCGCCGGGCGTTGGGCGCGGTCCGAGAACTTCTGCTTCTTCGACCACCCGATCGGCGACCTGGCCGGCGCCACCCTGGGCGTCGTCGGCCGCGGGGGACTGGGGCAGGGCGTCGCGCGCCTGGGCGAGGCCTTCGGCATGCGCGTACTGTTCGCCGAACACCGCGGCGCGACCACGGTGCGCGAGGGCTACGCCGCCTTCGAGCAGGTGCTGGCCGAGGCCGACGTGATCTCGCTGCACTGTCCGCTCAAGGACAACACCCGCGGCCTGATCGGCGCGGCCGAACTCGCGCGCATGAAGCCCACGGCGATCCTGGTGAACACCTCGCGCGGCGGGCTGGTGGACGAAGTGGCGCTCGCCGAGGCCCTGCGTGCCGGACTAATCGCCGGTGCGGCCACCGACGTGCTGTCCACCGAACCGCCGCGCGACGGCAATCCGCTGCTCGACGCCGACCTCCCCAACCTGATCGTCACCCCGCACGTGGCCTGGGCCTCCGCCCAGGCGATGCAGCGCCTGGCCGACCAGGTGATCGACAACATCGAAGCCTTTGCCGCCGGCGCGCCGCGCAACCGGCTGGCCTGA
- a CDS encoding LutB/LldF family L-lactate oxidation iron-sulfur protein → MQSQAMFFKARVGDKLADRVLQENLGKAKSKFVDARARAVAEYERDEGADFEALREAGKAIRNRTLANLDVWLETFEAKATERGGQVMYARDGAEICRLVTEIAKRHGVTKVVKSKSMLSEEAALNKALAAAGIQPVETDLGEYILQINDNEPPSHIIAPAFHKSKEEVAELFVRTHGKPKKSGIEEMTREAREALRGHFLTAEMGVSGGNFLIAETGSVTLVTNEGNGRMVTTMPKVHVVITGIEKVIPTLEDFATLMRLLPRSATGQHISNYVSVLTGVKGADELDGPEHLYFILVDNGRASLVGTEFQEMLRCIRCGACMNHCPVYQTVGGHAYGWVYPGPMGSVLTPLYTGIANALDLPHAATLCGQCSVVCPVKIPLPELLRGLREKQVDMDLRPRSERLALRAWGWVARHPKLYALATRIGVRYLNWLADGTDRIRVLGVAQEWTKGRDFPAPEGRTFRELYAERRKGAAR, encoded by the coding sequence ATGCAGAGTCAGGCGATGTTCTTCAAGGCGCGCGTGGGCGACAAGCTCGCCGACCGCGTGCTGCAGGAAAACCTCGGCAAGGCCAAGAGCAAGTTCGTCGATGCGCGCGCCCGTGCGGTGGCGGAGTACGAGCGCGACGAGGGCGCCGACTTCGAAGCCCTGCGCGAAGCCGGCAAGGCCATCCGCAACCGCACGCTGGCCAACCTCGACGTATGGCTGGAGACCTTCGAGGCCAAGGCCACCGAGCGCGGCGGCCAGGTCATGTACGCGCGCGACGGCGCCGAAATCTGCCGCCTGGTCACCGAGATCGCCAAGCGCCACGGCGTGACCAAGGTGGTCAAGTCCAAGTCCATGCTCTCCGAGGAGGCCGCGCTCAACAAGGCGCTCGCCGCTGCCGGCATCCAGCCGGTGGAGACCGACCTGGGCGAGTACATCCTGCAGATCAACGACAACGAACCGCCCTCGCACATCATCGCCCCGGCCTTCCACAAGTCCAAGGAAGAGGTTGCCGAGCTCTTCGTGCGCACCCATGGCAAGCCGAAGAAGAGCGGCATCGAGGAGATGACCCGCGAGGCGCGCGAGGCCCTGCGTGGCCACTTCCTCACCGCCGAGATGGGCGTCTCCGGCGGCAATTTCCTGATCGCCGAAACCGGCTCGGTGACCCTGGTCACCAACGAGGGCAACGGCCGCATGGTGACCACCATGCCCAAGGTGCACGTGGTGATCACCGGCATCGAGAAGGTCATCCCGACGCTGGAGGATTTCGCCACGCTGATGCGCCTGCTGCCGCGTTCGGCCACCGGGCAGCACATCTCCAACTACGTGTCGGTGCTCACCGGGGTGAAGGGCGCAGACGAGCTCGACGGCCCCGAGCACCTGTACTTCATCCTGGTGGACAACGGCCGCGCCAGCCTGGTCGGCACCGAGTTCCAGGAGATGCTGCGCTGCATCCGCTGCGGCGCGTGCATGAACCACTGCCCTGTGTACCAGACCGTTGGCGGGCACGCCTACGGCTGGGTGTACCCGGGGCCGATGGGCTCGGTGCTCACGCCGCTCTACACCGGCATCGCCAACGCGCTCGACCTGCCGCACGCGGCCACGCTGTGCGGCCAGTGCAGCGTGGTCTGCCCGGTGAAGATCCCGCTGCCCGAGCTGCTGCGCGGCCTGCGCGAGAAGCAGGTGGACATGGACCTGCGTCCGCGCAGCGAACGCCTCGCGCTGCGCGCCTGGGGCTGGGTGGCGCGCCATCCCAAGCTCTATGCGCTGGCCACCAGGATCGGCGTGCGCTACCTCAACTGGCTGGCCGACGGCACCGACCGCATCCGTGTGCTTGGCGTGGCCCAGGAGTGGACCAAGGGGCGGGATTTCCCGGCGCCGGAGGGGCGCACCTTCCGCGAGCTCTACGCCGAGCGGCGCAAGGGGGCAGCGCGGTGA
- a CDS encoding (Fe-S)-binding protein gives MRVGLFVTCLVDMMRPRIGFATLKLLEGAGCEVVVPEGQTCCGQPAWNSGDAATARGLALKVLDDFDGLEWVVTPSGSCGGQIVKVFPELFKDDPANHARALQLAARTRELTDFLVNVLKLETVPGRFDGSVTYHDSCSGLRELGVKRQPRELLAKVPGLLLTEMGGCEECCGFGGTFSVKFGDISAQIAERKARNIQAAGTDAVVLGDLGCMLNIEGKLRRMGDDKTRVLHVAEVLAGEG, from the coding sequence ATGCGGGTAGGGCTGTTCGTGACATGCCTGGTGGACATGATGCGGCCGCGCATCGGCTTTGCCACGCTGAAACTGCTGGAAGGGGCCGGCTGCGAGGTGGTGGTGCCGGAAGGCCAGACCTGCTGTGGTCAGCCCGCCTGGAACTCGGGCGACGCGGCCACCGCGCGCGGTCTGGCGCTCAAGGTGCTGGACGATTTCGACGGTCTCGAATGGGTTGTGACGCCCTCGGGCTCCTGTGGCGGGCAGATCGTCAAGGTCTTCCCCGAGTTGTTCAAGGACGACCCGGCCAACCATGCGCGCGCGCTGCAACTGGCCGCCCGTACCCGCGAGCTGACCGATTTCCTGGTCAATGTGCTCAAGCTCGAGACGGTGCCCGGGCGTTTCGACGGCTCGGTGACCTATCACGACTCCTGTTCCGGCTTGCGCGAGCTGGGCGTCAAGCGCCAGCCGCGCGAGCTGCTGGCCAAGGTGCCCGGCCTGCTGCTCACCGAGATGGGTGGCTGCGAGGAGTGCTGCGGCTTCGGCGGCACCTTCTCGGTGAAGTTCGGCGACATCTCGGCGCAGATCGCCGAGCGCAAGGCGCGCAACATCCAGGCTGCCGGCACCGACGCGGTGGTGCTGGGCGACCTGGGCTGCATGCTCAACATCGAAGGCAAGCTGCGCCGCATGGGCGACGACAAGACCCGCGTGCTGCATGTGGCCGAAGTGCTGGCGGGAGAGGGCTGA
- the pbpG gene encoding D-alanyl-D-alanine endopeptidase has translation MMYRTFAAALLGIVFAQLGWVSQAAAGQEGTKSGKAAVRAEDRGISGLELGSSAFAIAHQLTGEILAERRGASVAPIASITKLMTAMVVLDAALPLAETLTVTRADIDTLKGTGSRLPIGARLSREQMLLLALMSSENRAASALARHYPGGEAAFIKAMNVKARMIGLSDTQFYDSTGLSPRNVSSPRDLVRMVAAAAEYPLIREFTTSDERQVRVGRKMLQYRNSNSLVRNPEWNIGLSKTGFIREAGRCVVMQTQLQGEPVIIVLMNARSRWARDTDAKRLREWLQTAGLQRLALAGGRREG, from the coding sequence ATGATGTATCGAACCTTTGCAGCCGCACTTCTTGGCATCGTATTCGCCCAGCTCGGCTGGGTTTCGCAGGCTGCGGCCGGGCAGGAAGGCACGAAATCCGGCAAGGCCGCCGTCCGGGCGGAAGACCGCGGCATCAGCGGCCTGGAACTGGGGTCGAGCGCCTTCGCCATCGCCCACCAGCTCACCGGGGAGATCCTCGCCGAGCGGCGTGGCGCGTCGGTGGCACCGATCGCCTCGATCACCAAGCTGATGACTGCGATGGTGGTGCTCGACGCCGCCCTGCCGCTGGCGGAGACGCTGACCGTGACCCGCGCGGACATCGACACGCTCAAGGGCACCGGCTCGCGCTTGCCGATCGGCGCGCGCCTGAGCCGCGAGCAGATGCTGCTGCTGGCGCTGATGTCCTCGGAGAACCGTGCCGCTTCCGCGCTGGCCCGTCATTACCCGGGCGGCGAGGCGGCCTTCATCAAGGCGATGAACGTCAAGGCGCGCATGATCGGCCTCAGCGACACCCAGTTCTATGACAGCACCGGACTGAGCCCGCGCAACGTCTCCAGTCCGCGCGACCTGGTGAGGATGGTCGCCGCGGCCGCCGAATATCCGCTGATCCGTGAATTCACCACCTCGGACGAGCGTCAGGTGCGCGTCGGCCGCAAGATGCTGCAGTACCGCAACAGCAACAGCCTGGTGCGCAATCCGGAGTGGAACATCGGTCTGTCGAAGACCGGCTTCATTCGCGAAGCGGGGCGTTGCGTGGTGATGCAGACCCAGCTTCAGGGCGAACCGGTGATCATCGTGCTGATGAATGCGCGCAGCCGCTGGGCGCGCGACACCGACGCCAAGCGCCTGCGCGAATGGCTGCAGACCGCCGGCCTGCAGCGTCTGGCCCTGGCCGGCGGGCGGCGCGAGGGCTGA
- a CDS encoding monovalent cation/H+ antiporter subunit A gives MSLALIVMLPFLGAMLPALMIRAGRNACALTTGFITLLAFALLMVHAPAVVLRGEVVQAQWNWLPALGLNANFFLDGLGFLFATLILGIGLLIITYARFYLAKEDPMGSFYSYLLLFQGAMVGIVLSDNILLLLVFWELTSLSSFLLIGYWKHLPEGRQGARMALAVTGAGGLAMIAGMLILGHIVGSYDLSVILQHGEAIRESELYLPALVLILAGCFTKSAQFPFHFWLPHAMAAPTPVSAYLHSATMVKAGLFLMARMWPVLAGTEAWFYLVATAGLLTMVIGAFIALFKDDLKGLLAYSTVSHLGLVTMLFGFGTPMAAVAGVFHIINHATFKAALFMNAGIVDHEAGTRDIKRLGGLALLMPISATLATLAAASMAGLPLLNGFLSKEMMLHEAAHTAWAGQGWLVPLLATVGALFSVAYSFRYILHVYFGRRRDDYPHPPHDPPAGMWLPPALLVALVVLIGLFPETMAGTLVRATAAAVIGGPVPDFHLSIWHGFTLALGMSAVAVAVGLLLILAYPRVRALWQAGPHPEAKAMFDATLGGALALAGRFTHGLHNGSLQRYLAFAIAAMVLAGFAAFLGAPHAAGTRAPLPMPPVAVVAWVLLLGGCMLAVVFFRKRLLSVLVVGAVGLIVCVAFIYLSAPDLALTQISVEVTTVILILLALYFLPKESPVTSTVRAQPLRHLRDAVLALAAGGGMAAVSWAMMTRDGTSLSTYYLENAVSGGGGTNVVNVILVDFRGFDTFGEIIVLGIAALAIYALLDGALHGRVARRLSAWTPDLPVSVDRHPIIMVVATRVMLPLALLVGVYIFLRGHNQPGGGFIAALVVSIALIMQYMASGFGWAAQRVKVKYHAMIGSGVLVAAATGIAAMVLDRPFLTSAFAHVHLPVIGEFELASAMAFDTGVFLTVVGAVMLALANLSRMGRWTAHRAVNKTAMDVDPSAVPNGESH, from the coding sequence ATGAGTCTTGCCCTGATCGTGATGCTGCCCTTCCTCGGGGCGATGCTGCCGGCGTTGATGATCCGCGCCGGGCGCAATGCCTGCGCGCTGACCACGGGTTTCATCACCCTGCTGGCCTTCGCGCTGTTGATGGTCCACGCCCCGGCGGTGGTGCTGCGCGGCGAGGTGGTGCAGGCGCAGTGGAACTGGCTGCCGGCGCTGGGACTGAACGCAAACTTCTTCCTCGACGGCCTGGGCTTCCTGTTCGCCACGCTGATCCTCGGCATCGGCCTCCTGATCATCACCTACGCCCGCTTCTACCTGGCGAAGGAAGACCCGATGGGCAGCTTCTACAGCTACCTGCTGCTCTTCCAGGGCGCCATGGTGGGCATCGTGCTGTCCGACAACATCCTGCTGCTGCTGGTGTTCTGGGAACTGACCAGCCTGTCGTCCTTCCTCCTCATCGGCTACTGGAAGCACCTGCCGGAAGGCCGCCAGGGCGCACGCATGGCGCTCGCCGTGACCGGCGCCGGCGGGCTGGCGATGATCGCCGGCATGCTGATCCTCGGCCACATCGTCGGCTCCTACGACCTCTCGGTGATCCTGCAGCACGGTGAGGCGATCCGCGAATCCGAGCTCTACCTGCCCGCGCTGGTGCTGATCCTCGCCGGTTGCTTCACCAAGAGCGCGCAGTTCCCCTTCCACTTCTGGCTGCCGCACGCCATGGCCGCGCCCACCCCGGTGTCGGCCTACCTGCACTCGGCCACCATGGTGAAGGCGGGGCTGTTCCTGATGGCGCGCATGTGGCCGGTGCTGGCCGGCACCGAGGCCTGGTTCTACCTGGTGGCCACGGCCGGCCTGCTGACCATGGTGATCGGCGCCTTCATCGCGCTCTTCAAGGACGACCTCAAGGGCCTGCTGGCCTACTCCACGGTCAGCCACCTGGGGCTGGTGACCATGCTGTTCGGCTTCGGCACGCCGATGGCGGCGGTGGCCGGGGTGTTCCACATCATCAACCACGCCACCTTCAAGGCCGCGCTGTTCATGAACGCCGGCATCGTGGACCACGAGGCCGGCACGCGCGACATCAAGCGCCTCGGCGGGCTGGCCTTGCTGATGCCGATCTCCGCCACCCTGGCCACCCTGGCCGCAGCCTCGATGGCCGGCCTGCCGCTGCTCAACGGCTTCCTCTCCAAGGAGATGATGCTGCACGAGGCCGCGCACACCGCCTGGGCCGGGCAGGGCTGGCTGGTGCCGCTGCTGGCCACGGTCGGCGCGCTGTTCTCGGTGGCCTATTCCTTCCGCTACATCCTGCACGTATATTTCGGCCGCCGCCGCGACGACTATCCGCATCCGCCGCACGACCCGCCGGCCGGCATGTGGCTGCCGCCCGCGCTGCTGGTGGCGTTGGTGGTGCTGATCGGGCTGTTCCCTGAGACCATGGCCGGCACTCTGGTGCGTGCCACCGCCGCTGCGGTGATCGGTGGGCCGGTGCCGGACTTCCACCTGTCGATCTGGCACGGTTTCACCCTGGCGCTCGGCATGTCGGCGGTGGCGGTGGCGGTCGGCCTGCTGCTCATCCTGGCCTATCCGCGGGTGCGCGCCCTGTGGCAGGCCGGGCCGCATCCGGAGGCCAAGGCGATGTTCGACGCCACGCTGGGCGGCGCGCTGGCGCTGGCCGGGCGCTTCACCCACGGCCTGCACAACGGTTCGCTGCAGCGCTACCTGGCCTTTGCCATCGCTGCCATGGTGCTGGCCGGTTTCGCCGCCTTCCTCGGCGCGCCGCACGCGGCCGGCACGCGCGCGCCGCTGCCAATGCCGCCGGTCGCGGTAGTGGCCTGGGTGCTGCTGCTCGGCGGCTGCATGCTCGCGGTGGTGTTCTTCCGCAAGCGCCTGCTCTCGGTGCTGGTGGTGGGGGCCGTGGGCCTGATCGTTTGCGTGGCCTTCATTTATCTGTCCGCTCCCGACCTGGCGCTGACCCAGATCTCGGTCGAGGTCACCACGGTGATCCTCATCCTGCTCGCCCTCTACTTCCTGCCCAAGGAGAGCCCGGTGACCAGCACGGTGCGCGCACAGCCGCTGCGCCACCTGCGCGACGCGGTGCTGGCGCTGGCGGCCGGCGGCGGCATGGCGGCGGTGAGCTGGGCGATGATGACCCGCGACGGCACCTCCCTGTCCACCTACTACCTGGAGAATGCGGTGAGCGGCGGGGGCGGCACCAACGTGGTCAACGTCATCCTGGTGGACTTCCGCGGCTTCGACACCTTCGGCGAGATCATCGTGCTCGGCATTGCCGCGCTGGCCATTTATGCCCTGCTGGACGGCGCGCTGCACGGCCGCGTCGCGCGCCGGCTGAGCGCGTGGACGCCGGACCTGCCGGTATCGGTGGATCGCCACCCGATCATCATGGTGGTCGCCACCCGGGTGATGCTGCCGCTGGCCCTGCTGGTCGGCGTCTACATCTTCCTGCGCGGCCACAACCAGCCCGGCGGCGGCTTCATCGCCGCGCTGGTCGTGTCGATCGCGCTGATCATGCAGTACATGGCGAGCGGCTTCGGTTGGGCGGCGCAGCGGGTCAAGGTGAAGTACCACGCGATGATAGGCAGCGGCGTGCTGGTGGCCGCGGCCACCGGCATCGCGGCCATGGTGCTGGACCGCCCCTTCCTGACCTCCGCCTTCGCCCATGTGCACCTGCCGGTGATCGGCGAGTTCGAACTGGCCAGCGCGATGGCATTCGATACCGGCGTGTTCCTCACCGTGGTCGGCGCGGTGATGCTGGCGCTGGCCAACCTGTCGCGCATGGGGCGGTGGACCGCGCACCGCGCGGTCAACAAGACGGCGATGGACGTCGATCCGAGCGCCGTGCCGAACGGGGAGTCGCACTGA
- a CDS encoding Na+/H+ antiporter subunit E, translating into MADRSDNDGRSFMQRWLPHPLLTVVLIALWMLLLNNFSAGGLLMGSLLGVVIPIITSNFWPERPPVKAYGKAFSYMALVAWDVVVANLQVARLILFRRADELHVRWVTVPLELRSPEAITVLAGTITMTPGTVSCDLSADGRSLLVHCLDAPDAEEAVRQMKERYEARLMEIFP; encoded by the coding sequence ATGGCTGACAGGTCCGACAACGACGGGCGCAGCTTCATGCAGCGCTGGCTGCCGCACCCCCTGCTGACCGTGGTGCTGATCGCGCTGTGGATGCTGCTGCTCAACAACTTCAGTGCCGGCGGGTTGCTGATGGGCAGCCTGCTCGGGGTGGTGATCCCTATCATCACCAGCAACTTCTGGCCGGAGCGCCCGCCGGTGAAGGCCTACGGCAAAGCCTTCTCCTACATGGCGCTGGTGGCCTGGGACGTGGTGGTGGCCAACCTGCAGGTCGCCCGTCTGATCCTGTTCCGCCGCGCCGACGAGCTGCACGTGCGCTGGGTGACCGTGCCGCTGGAACTGCGCTCGCCCGAGGCGATCACCGTGCTGGCCGGCACCATCACCATGACGCCGGGCACGGTGTCTTGCGACCTGTCGGCCGACGGCCGCAGCCTGCTGGTGCACTGCCTGGATGCGCCCGACGCCGAGGAAGCGGTGCGGCAGATGAAGGAGCGCTACGAGGCCCGCCTGATGGAGATCTTCCCGTGA
- a CDS encoding IclR family transcriptional regulator — MMKLLDALARHPDPAPLKQLALDTGLHPSTAHRILGAMSQSGFVERTEPGVYRLGIRLLELGSLVKSRISLRETAMPSMLKLHAATGESVNLGIRDGDEIVYVERTSSGRSAVRVVHIVGARAPLHTTATGKLFLVEDGAERVRDYAKRTGLPASTPTSITSLQSLEKELDKVRRHNVAFDLDEVENGVRCIAAGIRDDAGELIAGLSLSTPSERFNPDWAPLVRQTAEEISQAMGYVQR, encoded by the coding sequence ATGATGAAGCTGCTCGACGCGCTGGCCCGCCACCCCGACCCGGCGCCGCTCAAGCAGCTCGCCCTGGACACCGGCCTGCACCCTTCGACCGCCCACCGCATCCTCGGCGCGATGAGCCAGAGCGGCTTCGTCGAACGCACCGAGCCGGGTGTGTACCGGCTGGGCATCCGCCTGCTGGAACTGGGCAGCCTGGTGAAGTCGCGCATCTCGCTGCGCGAGACCGCGATGCCCTCGATGCTCAAGCTGCACGCGGCCACCGGCGAGAGCGTGAACCTCGGCATCCGCGACGGCGACGAGATCGTCTATGTGGAACGCACCTCCAGCGGCCGTTCGGCGGTGCGGGTGGTGCACATCGTCGGCGCCCGCGCCCCGCTGCACACCACGGCCACCGGCAAGCTCTTCCTGGTCGAGGACGGCGCCGAGCGGGTGCGCGACTACGCCAAGCGCACCGGCCTGCCGGCTTCCACCCCGACCTCCATCACCAGCCTGCAGTCGCTGGAGAAGGAATTGGACAAGGTTCGCCGTCACAACGTGGCCTTCGACCTCGATGAAGTGGAGAACGGGGTGCGCTGCATCGCCGCCGGCATCCGCGACGACGCGGGCGAACTGATCGCCGGCCTGTCGCTGTCGACACCATCCGAGCGCTTCAACCCGGACTGGGCGCCGCTGGTGCGCCAGACGGCGGAAGAGATTTCCCAGGCAATGGGCTACGTCCAACGCTGA
- a CDS encoding LutC/YkgG family protein translates to MDAREDILFRVRVALGRSDQNRHEGETDVRAAFAARTQGPRPQLGTDLVARFCHESGVQSSTVDVVDTLDEVPAAVARFLADRQLQPQAVVWPKYGNLPWAAAGIQAEARAARDEDLVGITGCFCAIAETGTLMTCSAPDAPPSTSLLPETHIAIVPESRIVAGMEDGWALARAELGELPRAVNFISGPSRTGDIEQTIVLGAHGPYRVHLILVRQA, encoded by the coding sequence ATGGACGCCCGAGAAGACATCCTGTTCCGCGTGCGCGTTGCGCTCGGCCGCAGCGACCAGAACCGCCACGAAGGCGAGACCGACGTGCGCGCCGCCTTTGCCGCGCGCACCCAGGGACCGCGCCCTCAACTGGGCACCGATCTGGTCGCGCGCTTCTGCCATGAATCCGGCGTGCAGTCGTCCACCGTGGATGTGGTCGACACGCTGGACGAGGTGCCGGCCGCGGTGGCGCGCTTCCTTGCCGACCGCCAGTTGCAGCCGCAGGCGGTGGTGTGGCCGAAGTACGGAAACCTGCCGTGGGCCGCGGCCGGCATCCAGGCCGAGGCGCGCGCGGCGCGCGACGAGGACCTGGTCGGCATCACCGGCTGCTTCTGCGCGATCGCCGAGACCGGCACGCTGATGACCTGCTCGGCGCCGGATGCGCCGCCCTCGACCAGCCTGCTGCCGGAGACCCATATCGCCATCGTGCCGGAGTCGCGCATCGTCGCCGGCATGGAGGACGGCTGGGCCTTGGCGCGCGCCGAACTGGGCGAACTGCCGCGCGCGGTGAACTTCATTTCCGGGCCCTCGCGCACCGGCGACATCGAGCAGACAATCGTGCTCGGGGCGCACGGCCCCTATCGTGTCCACCTGATCCTGGTGCGCCAGGCCTGA